From Toxorhynchites rutilus septentrionalis strain SRP chromosome 2, ASM2978413v1, whole genome shotgun sequence, a single genomic window includes:
- the LOC129767531 gene encoding activator of 90 kDa heat shock protein ATPase homolog 1 produces the protein MAKWGEGDPRWIVEERPDATNVNNWHWTEKNATPWSKDRLKALLQDFVISGSGQECKVVEIEKLEGEATANNRKGKLIFFYEWNIVLKWKGEILDEEVTGKVVIPNLSEENDIDEVELTVSIDSSNDASEKLKVFMYNVGRDKLRKQLELYVKELKRDFAKGLILPKKGEEHNDAPTIKPDKETVFASGFNKQKIELQTVASEPKNVGCKLDVKTLETVETFQCKANELYDALTRTDMVTAFTRGHVKLDLFKGGEFVYFGGNVSGKFDEIVPNKKISQTWRLKQWPAGHYSNVVMQLEQKDDHTELKLTQTLIPTAEFEVTKANWSRYYWDSIRSAFGFGSFLY, from the exons ATGGCCAAATGGGGTGAAGGTGATCCTCGCTGGATTGTGGAGGAACGACCGGATGCTACCAACGTTAACAACTGGCACTGGACAGAGAAAAACGCCACACCATGGTCGAAGGATAGACTGAAAGCTCTGCTACAGGACTTTGTAATCAGTGGATCTGGCCAGGAGTGCAAAGTAGTCGAGATCGAGAAGCTCGAGGGTGAAGCGACGGCGAATAATCGAAAGGGGAAACTGATATTCTTCTATGAGTGGAATATTGTTCTCAAGTGGAAGGGAGAAATCCTCGACGAGGAGGTGACCGGCAAGGTAGTGATCCCGAATCTATCGGAGGAGAACGATATTGATGAGGTGGAGCTGACCGTTTCGATCGACAGTTCGAATGACGCCTCAGAGAAGCTCAAAGTGTTCATGTACAATGTGGGACGTGATAAACTTCGGAAACAGCTCGAGCTGTACGTAAAGGAACTGAAGCGGGACTTCGCCAAGGGTCTCATATTGCCGAAAAAGGGAGAGGAACACAACGACGCACCAACGATCAAACCGGACAAGGAAACGGTTTTCGCCAGTGGGTTCAATAAGCAAAAGATTGAACTGCAGACAGTCGCTAGTGAGCCTAAGAATGTTGGCTGTAAATTGGATGTTAAAACACTGGAGACGGTAGAAACGTTCCAGTGTAAGGCAAATGAGCTTTACGATGCGCTAACGCGGACGGATATGGTGACGGCGTTCACGCGGGGTCACGTTAAGCTGGATCTTTTCAAGGGTGGAGA ATTTGTTTACTTCGGTGGAAATGTAAGCGGAAAGTTTGACGAGATTGTTCCAAATAAGAAAATTTCTCAGACGTGGCGGTTGAAGCAATGGCCTGCCGGACATTATTCCAATGTAGTGATGCAGTTGGAGCAAAAG GATGACCACACTGAATTGAAGTTAACCCAAACGCTGATTCCGACTGCGGAATTCGAAGTCACAAAGGCAAACTGGAGCCGTTACTATTGGGATAGTATTCGATCGGCATTCGGTTTCGGAAGTTTTCTGTATTAA